One segment of Anastrepha obliqua isolate idAnaObli1 chromosome 3, idAnaObli1_1.0, whole genome shotgun sequence DNA contains the following:
- the LOC129241691 gene encoding uncharacterized protein LOC129241691, giving the protein MILHFLIRFLVLQQFGVFCCFAISQYDSYEDLTSSTYRNNIYTNTLLCMDIKPQHSVDIEQITGLWYGNEIIVHTQDIPGTYQYDSCVIVHLNDITDQMRNYYNNHQQSQLYNQRRTQSPKLQQQQHQVQSQYSYDDHSSAKYLRLIWSESDNNLEYMFNYTDKRPGLWTNIGEQRGSLVALNSYKQFTGTVQVVKAVSDHLVLTFCGNDMQSSIYTLVLSRTQRGLSLEELRGIRGLLTRRGLYTETIRKVCGSGAASTRIMSGFLLTLFGFLAITKLYF; this is encoded by the exons ATGattcttcattttttaattcGCTTTCTTGTGCTTCAACAATTTGgcgttttttgttgctttgccaTTAGTCAATATGACAGCTATGAAGATCTAACTTCAAGCACCTatagaaataatatttacaCAAATACTTTGTTGTGCATGGACATAAAGCCTCAACATTCCGTGGATATCGAACAA ATCACTGGATTGTGGTATGGCAACGAGATCATCGTTCATACGCAGGATATACCAGGTACATACCAGTATGACAGTTGCGTAATAGTACATCTGAATGACATAACAGATCAA ATGCGAAATTATTACAATAACCACCAGCAATCTCAGCTATACAATCAGCGGCGAACACAAAGCCCCAaactgcagcagcaacaacatcaagtTCAGTCTCAATACTCATACGATGATCACTCGTCAGCCAAATACTTGCGATTGATTTGGAGTGAGAGTGATAATAACCTGGAATATATGTTTAATTATACGGACAAAAGACCGGGCCTATGGACTAATATCGGAGAACAGCGTGGTTCACTAGTAGCGCTCAATTCATATAAACAATTTACAGGCACTGTACAGGTGGTGAAAGCTGTTAGTGATCATTTGGTGCTAACATTTTGCGGTAATGATATGCAGAGTTCTATCTACACCCTTGTTCTAAGCCGAACCCAAAGAGGACTCAGCTTAGAG GAATTGCGAGGTATTCGTGGTTTATTAACCAGGCGTGGCTTATACACGGAAACGATTCGAAAAGTTTGCGGTTCAGGGGCTGCGAGTACGAGGATCATGAGCGGCTTCTTATTGACATTGTTTGGATTCTTAGCCATTACTAAATTGTATTTCTAA